In Amaranthus tricolor cultivar Red isolate AtriRed21 chromosome 5, ASM2621246v1, whole genome shotgun sequence, a genomic segment contains:
- the LOC130812504 gene encoding photosystem II 10 kDa polypeptide, chloroplastic-like codes for MATSVMSSLSLKPSSFNVVDNVKGLPSLTRCSTSFTVRASGGKKIKTDKPYGINGGMALRDGVDSSGRKGKGKGVYQYVDKYGANVDGYSPIFNTDEWSPSGNVYAGGTTGLLIWAVTLAGLLAGGALLVYNTSALAS; via the exons ATGGCTACCTCTGTGATGTCTTCTTTGAGCTTGAAACCTTCTTCATTCAATGTGGTTGACAATGTCAAAGGGTTGCCTTCTCTTACAAGGTGTTCCACTTCCTTCACTGTTCGCGCTAGTGGTGGCAAGAAGATTAAGACTGACAAACCTTATG GAATCAACGGAGGAATGGCATTGAGGGATGGCGTTGACTCATCTGGAAGGAAGGGAAAG GGCAAAGGTGTATACCAATATGTCGACAAATATGGTGCCAACGTCGATGGTTACAG TCCGATTTTCAACACTGATGAGTGGTCACCAAGCGGTAATGTGTATGCTGGTGGTACGACTGGTCTTCTAATCTGGGCTGTTACCTTGGCTGGTCTCCTTGCTGGTGGTGCTCTTCTTGTTTACAACACAAGTGCCTTGGCTTCGTAA
- the LOC130812503 gene encoding putative hydrolase C777.06c, with translation MVVFLSTVRPIPYSLSNLANQNLKFSLSKLLISVPTNGFASRILKRSFQASLQSESTSNSPVTPFGESEIIFVGTGTSEGIPRVSCLTDPVKICSVCKKATEPGSKNKRLNTSLLIRSNGPSGTHNVLIDAGKFFYHSALRWFPTYGIRTIDAVIITHSHADAIGGLDDLRDWTNNVQPSIPIYVAKRDFEVMKKTHFYLVDTSVIIKGAAVSELQFHVIQEEPFIVHDLKITPLPVWHGQGYRSLGFRFGKVCYISDVSDIPDETYPLLEDCELLIIDALRPDRSSATHFGLPRALDEVRKIQPKRTLFTGMMHLMDHEEVNDYLLSLKDKENLDVQLSYDGLRVPVNL, from the exons ATGGTGGTATTTCTAAGTACAGTTCGTCCAATTCCCTATTCTTTAAGTAATTTAGCAAATCAAAATCTCAAATTCTCTCTTTCAAAGTTGCTGATTTCAGTTCCTACAAATGGGTTTGCCTCGCGGATTCTCAAACGATCCTTTCAGGCATCTCTACAATCTG AATCTACAAGCAACAGTCCTGTGACACCATTTGGAGAATCTGAAATCATATTTGTGGGGACAGGAACAAGTGAGGGTATTCCACGTGTAAGCTGCTTGACTGATCCTGTCAAGATTTGTTCG GTATGCAAGAAAGCTACTGAGCCAGGTAGTAAAAATAAGAGACTCAACACAAGCCTATTGATCCGTTCTAATGGACCTTCTGGGACGCACAATGTTCTTATAGATGCAGGAAA ATTTTTCTACCACAGTGCTCTCCGTTGGTTCCCCACCTATGG GATAAGAACAATTGATGCGGTAATTATTACTCATTCTCATGCTGATGCTATTGGAG GTCTTGATGATCTTCGAGACTGGACAAATAACGTTCAGCCTTCCATTCCAATATACGTTGCAAAGCGTGATTTTGAG GTGATGAAGAAGACTCATTTTTATCTGGTTGACACAAGCGTAATTATAAAAGGTGCCGCTGTCTCCGAGTTGCAGTTCCATGTTATTCAAGAGGAGCCTTTCATTGTGCATGATCTGAAG ATTACTCCGTTGCCAGTGTGGCATGGTCAAGGGTATCGTTCTCTCGGTTTTCGTTTTGGCAAAGTTTGTTACATAAG TGACGTTAGTGATATCCCCGATGAAACTTATCCACTTTTGGAGGATTGTGAGCTTCTAATTATT GATGCTTTGAGACCTGATCGTTCTTCTGCAACCCATTTCGGACTTCCTAGG GCATTGGATGAAGTGCGAAAGATTCAACCGAAGAGGACACTTTTCACTG GCATGATGCACCTGATGGATCACGAAGAAGTTAACGATTACCTGTTGAGTTTGAAGGATAAAGAAAACCTTGATGTGCAATTGAGCTATGATGGGCTTCGAGTGCCTGTAAATCTCTAG